One genomic region from Prunus persica cultivar Lovell chromosome G3, Prunus_persica_NCBIv2, whole genome shotgun sequence encodes:
- the LOC18782404 gene encoding citrate synthase, glyoxysomal — translation MSRVTELPVTARGRLAVLSAHLAAATIEPSELEPTLEPLCLSAQGVVSPPGNLRGPLTIVDERTGKRYQVQVSEEGTIKAADLKKITTGKNDKGLKLYDPGYLNTAPVRSSICYIDGDEGILRYRGYPIEELAERSTFLEVAYLLMYGNLPSESQLADWEFAISQHSAVPQGILDIIQAIPHDAHPMGVLVSAMSALSVFHPDANPALRGQDVYKSKQVRDKQIARILGKAPTIAAAAYLRLAGRPAVLPANNLSYAENFLYMLDSLGNRSYKPNPRLARVVDVLFILHAEHEMNCSTAAARHLASSGVDVYTALAGATGALYGPLHGGANEAVLKMLNEIGTVENIPEFIEGVKNRKRKMSGFGHRVYKNYDPRAKVIRKLADEVFSIVGRDPLIEVAVALEKAALSDEYFVKRKLYPNVDFYSGLIYRAMGFPTEFFPVLFAIPRMAGWLAHWRESLDDPDTKIMRPQQVYTGNWLRHYIPPRERIVTSDSDKLSQVSVSNASRRRLAGSGV, via the exons ATGTCGAGGGTAACAGAGTTGCCAGTAACAGCTCGTGGCCGCTTGGCCGTGCTTTCCGCCCACTTAGCCGCTGCAACTATCGAGCCCTCTGAGCTCGAACCCACTCTCGAGCCACTCTGCCTCTCGGCTCAGGGGGTGGTCTCACCACCCGGGAACCTCCGGGGTCCTCTGACCATCGTCGACGAGAGGACCGGTAAGAGGTACCAGGTCCAGGTCTCTGAAGAAGGAACCATCAAAGCCGCTGATCTCAAGAAG ATCACAACTGGGAAGAATGACAAGGGGCTAAAGCTTTATGATCCTGGATATCTTAACACTGCCCCTGTTCGATCCTCGATTTGTTATATCGATGGCGATGAGGGGATTCTTAGATATAGAGGCTACCCAATTGAGGAACTGGCTGAGAGAAGTACCTTTTTGGAAGTGGCCTATCTCTTGA TGTATGGGAATTTGCCTTCTGAAAGTCAATTAGCAGATTGGGAATTTGCCATTTCTCAGCATTCAGCTGTACCACAGGGAATTTTG GATATTATACAGGCAATACCTCATGATGCACATCCAATGGGTGTACTTGTTAGTGCAATGAGTGCTCTTTCCGTGTTTCATCCTGATGCTAATCCTGCTCTCCGA GGGCAAGACGTTTACAAGTCGAAACAAGTGAGAGACAAGCAAATAGCACGCATCCTTGGGaag GCCCCAACCATTGCAGCAGCAGCTTATTTGAGATTGGCTGGAAGACCTGCTGTTCTCCCTGCTAACAACCTTTCTTATGCAGAGAACTTCTTATACATGCTAGATTCCTT AGGCAATAGATCTTACAAACCCAATCCTAGACTGGCTCGAGTGGTAGATGTTCTCTTCATACTGCATGCAGAACATGAGATGAATTGCTCAACAGCTGCTGCCCGGCATCTGGCATCAAG TGGTGTGGATGTTTACACTGCTCTTGCTGGAGCTACTGGAGCCCTCTATGGCCCTCTTCATGGTGGAGCAAATGAG GCTGTGCTTAAGATGCTAAATGAGATTGGAACTGTTGAGAACATTCCAGAGTTCATAGAGGGTGTGAAGAACAG GAAGCGAAAGATGTCAGGTTTTGGGCATCGTGTGTACAAAAACTATGATCCCAGAGCAAAGGTCATAAGGAAATTGGCAGATGAAGTGTTTTCCATTGTTGGAAGGGATCCTCTGATTGAG GTAGCTGTTGCTTTGGAAAAGGCTGCACTGTCTGATGAGTATTTTGTTAAGAGAAAGCTTTATCCAAATGTTGATTTCTACTCTGGGTTAATTTATAG GGCAATGGGATTTCCAACGGAGTTCTTCCCGGTTTTGTTTGCAATCCCTAGAATGGCTGGGTGGTTGGCACACTGGCGAGAATCCCTTGATGATCCTGATACTAAGATAATGAGACCCCAACAG GTGTACACTGGAAACTGGCTGCGGCATTATATACCACCGAGAGAACGGATAGTAACA